The DNA segment CCGGCCCGCTCGTCGGCCTCGGCGACTATGGTCATGCGCGAGATGCCTGGCTGCTGCGTGCGTCCAACCGTGAGCGAATCGATGTTGTAGCAGCGCCGTCGAAACAACGAAGCGACCCGGTTTAGCACACCTGGCAGGTCGTCCACCAAGACGCTGAAGGTTCGCAAGCTGCGTGAGGCTTCGGTCATCGCTCTACTCCGCTGCCTGTGGCATGGAATCGTCCGTTGCGTCTCGGGTGGCGGGTCGCCGGATCATCTGCGCCAGACTGCGACCCGAGGGCACCATCGGAAACACGCTGTCCTGCTCGACGACCCGGAAGTCCATTACCACGGTGCCCTCGGTTGCTCGCGCCTTTTCGACTCGATCCTCGAGCTCGGACCGGCTCTCGACTCGCAAGCCCGAAAGCCCGTGGGCTTGCGCGAGCTGCACGAAATCGGGGCTCAGAATCGGCGTCGCAACGTAGCGGCTGCCGAAGAAGAACTCCTGCCACTGGCGGACCATGCCCAGGTAGCCGTTGTTGATGATGGCGATGTTGAGCTTGAGCTTTTCCTGGAGGCACGTCGAGAGCTCGGCCGCAGTCATTTGGAAGCCGCCGTCGCCTGCGACCACCCAGACTTCCTGGTCGGGGCAGGCAAGCTTGGCGCCGATGGCGGCGGGCAGTGCAAAGCCCATGGTTCCGAGCCCACCCGAGGTGACCAGACGCCGCGGATGGTCGTGCTTGTAGTACTGCGCCTCCCACATCTGGTGCTGCCCCACGTCGGTTACGATGATGGCCTTTCCCTCCGTGATCCGATACAGATCCTGAAGCACGTGTGCGGCGTGCAGCTGGCCGTCGTCCGGAGCGCTCTGAATATCGTTCTTCGACCCCTGAGCCCTCAGCTCGCCGATCTCCGCATTCCATGCCTGGCGCACGCGTGCCGAGACCCGGGGCCCGAGCTCTCGCAGGACCGCCGCCGCGTCTCCCTGGATCGGCAGCTCCACCACGACGTTCTTGTTGATCTCGGCCGGATCGAGCTCCACGTGGATCTTCCTGGCGCCGGTCGCGTACGTGCGCAGATCACCGGTGACCCGGTCGTCGAAGCGCATCCCGATCGCGATCAGCAGATCCGCCCGCTGAATGGACTCGTTGACCCACGCCTCACCGTGCATGCCCATCATTCCGAGGTTGCGGCGATGCGTGGCCGGAAACCCGCCGAGTCCG comes from the Pseudomonadota bacterium genome and includes:
- the ilvB gene encoding biosynthetic-type acetolactate synthase large subunit encodes the protein MEQNSPSQTKELSGADLIWLTLVSEQVDIVFGYPGGAIMPAYDAMPRYPIRHVLCRHEQGASHMADGYARASGRVGVCIATSGPGATNLVTGIANAMLDSIPLVAITGQVASTHIGTDAFQEVDITGITLPITKHNYLVRTAEEIVPTLTEAFHVARSGRPGPVLVDIAKDAQQATCAAAAAEATRQAPGTARAPEPRDLDRAAHMIEQAERPLILCGHGILKANASSLLAQLVDKNDIPVACTLLGLGGFPATHRRNLGMMGMHGEAWVNESIQRADLLIAIGMRFDDRVTGDLRTYATGARKIHVELDPAEINKNVVVELPIQGDAAAVLRELGPRVSARVRQAWNAEIGELRAQGSKNDIQSAPDDGQLHAAHVLQDLYRITEGKAIIVTDVGQHQMWEAQYYKHDHPRRLVTSGGLGTMGFALPAAIGAKLACPDQEVWVVAGDGGFQMTAAELSTCLQEKLKLNIAIINNGYLGMVRQWQEFFFGSRYVATPILSPDFVQLAQAHGLSGLRVESRSELEDRVEKARATEGTVVMDFRVVEQDSVFPMVPSGRSLAQMIRRPATRDATDDSMPQAAE